In one window of Mytilus trossulus isolate FHL-02 chromosome 7, PNRI_Mtr1.1.1.hap1, whole genome shotgun sequence DNA:
- the LOC134724914 gene encoding suppressor of SWI4 1 homolog: MGRGKKLGRSAKKARASQTGNVEEEFKKAPHSFVFHRGHVGKNIKQLITDMRHVMEPYTASKLKVRRKNVLKDYVGVAGPLNVSHFLMFTKTEVATNFRVIRIPRGPTLTFKIQNYCLARDVITSLKRPNLEQKQFQHHPLLVMNNFSGDDVHLKLMATMFQNMFPSINVNKVKLNQIRRCVMVNYNPETKTIDFRHYNIRVVPVGMSKSVKKLIKATVPDMSKYSDVSEYITKAGYLSDSEAELDGEHNEVVLPQHVGSRGNIQATKSAIRLTELGPRLTLQLVKIEEGICDGEVMFHEFIEKTGDEVKQLKALREKKRKLKEIRKKKQEENVKKKQDEKEANKVKSLEGMKKSDDEEESTDEEKEKVENDRDDDREYYKQEVGVEPDAELFPKARAQKRNRSHSRPNDKTKRFKKDTEKDFTNRKEKDFTNRKGKDFNNRKEKDFDNRKDIKSNFKGNKFSKGNSKDKLKSGKGFSKDKMYGKDKKFSNKGSFAGRGKEKKTGFRKKK, encoded by the exons atgggACGAGGAAAGAAATTG GGACGGTCAGCCAAGAAGGCTAGGGCAAGTCAAACAGGAAATGTAGAAGAAGAATTTAAGAAAGCACCCCATTCCTTTGTCTTCCATCGTGGACATGTGGGAAAGAATATCAAACAGTTAATTACAGATATGAGACATGTGATGGAACCCTATACAGCCTCAAAGTTAAAG GTCAGAAGAAAAAATGTACTGAAGGATTATGTGGGTGTGGCTGGACCTCTTAATGTATCACATTTTCTCATGTTCACAAAAACAGAAGTGGCCACAAACTTTAGAGTTATCAGAATACCAAGAGGCCCCACGTTGACTTTCAAGATACAGAACTATTGTTTAGCCAGAGATGTCATTACATCTCTCAAAAGACCAAACTTGGAACAGAAACAGTTCCAGCACCATCCCCTCCTTGTCATGAATAATTTCAGTGGTGACGATGTGCACCTGAAACTGATGGCCACCATGTTCCAGAATATGTTCCCATCTATTAATGTCAACAAG GTAAAATTAAACCAGATAAGAAGGTGTGTAATGGTGAATTATAATCCAGAAACAAAGACCATAGATTTTAGACACTA caaTATAAGAGTAGTACCAGTTGGTATGAGTAAAAGTGTAAAGAAACTGATCAAGGCAACAGTACCTGATATGAGTAAATATAGTGATGTCAGTGAATATATTACAAA AGCTGGTTATTTATCAGACAGTGAGGCTGAGTTAGATGGGGAACACAATGAAGTTGTTTTACCACAACATGTGGGTAGCAGAGGAAATATTCAAGCCACTAAAAGTGCAATTAG ATTGACAGAACTAGGTCCAAGACTTACATTACAGTTAGTCAAGATTGAAGAAGGTATCTGTGATGGAGAAGTTATGTTTCATGAATTTATTGAGAAGACTGGTGATGAGGTTAAACAATTGAAAGCTCTGAGAGAAAAGAAAAG aaagtTGAAAGAAATTaggaaaaagaaacaagaagaaaatgtgaaaaagaAGCAAGATGAAAAAGAGGCTAATAAGGTGAAATCGTTGGAAGGAATGAAGAAAAGTGATGATGAGGAGGAAAGTACAGACGAGGAGAAGGAGAAAGTTGAAAATG accGTGATGATGATAGAGAGTACTACAAACAGGAAGTAGGTGTGGAACCTGATGCAG AGTTGTTTCCAAAAGCACGAGCCCAAAAGAGAAATAGATCTCATTCAAGACCTAATGATAAAACTAAAAGATTCAAGAAAGATACAGAAAAAGATTTTACAAATCGTAAAGAGAAAGATTTTACCAATCGAAAAGGGAAAGATTTTAATAATCGCAAAGAGAAGGATTTTGATAATCGTAAAGacataaaatcaaatttcaaaggAAACAAGTTTTCTAAAGGAAATTCAAAGGACAAATTGAAATCTGGGAAAGGTTTTTCAAAGGACAAAATGTATGGAAAGGAcaagaaattttcaaacaaaGGTTCATTTGCAGGGAGGGGCAAAGAGAAAAAGACAGGTTttcgaaagaaaaaataa